One Sulfurimonas sp. HSL-3221 genomic window, TGACCCTGCTAGGCGACATCGCCAAACCGCTCTTCTGGGGGCTCATCGTCGGGGCGCTGATCACCGTGGCGATCCCCGAGGACCTCGGCACGCTCCTCGCCGAAAACAGCTGGCTTTCCTATCTCATCGTTATCGCCGTCGCCGTGCCGATGTACGTTTGCGCGACGGCCTCGCTGCCGATTGCCGCGGGGCTGATGCTCTCTGGGGTGAGCGCCGGGGCGGCCTTCGTCTTCCTGAGCGCGGGCCCCGCGACGAACACCGTCACCATCGGTGTCGTGAAAAAGATGCTGGGAACAAGGGCCCTCGCCATCTACCTGGGCACCATCACCGTGGCCAGCGTCGTTTTCGGGCTCATGCTCGACTGGCTCTTCATCCGTGCCGAGATCGACCCGAAGGCGTTGGTGCACCTGCATGAAGAGGCGGGCATCATTGCCGTCGCGTCGTCGCTGCTGCTTTGGGGGCTGGTGCTCTACTTCCTCGCCAAACCGTGGTTCCGCAAAAAAGAGTCATCGTGCTGTTCGGGGGAGAGCTGCTGCAGCTGAGTCTTGATTAAATCAAGAAAGATTGATATAGTTTCGCCTGATTCAAACCCAAGGATGTTCCCATGCTGACGGCGGCCCTGCTCTTTCTTCTTACCCTTCTTTTCGTCATCTGGCAGCCCAAAGGGCTCCAGATCGGGACGACGGCCGTCATCGGTGCCGTCATTGCCGTCGTCCTCGGCGTCGTCAGCGTCGATGACGTTTGGACGGTGACGGGAATAGTCTGGGATGCGACGCTCGCCTTTATCGGGATCATCCTGCTCTCCCTCGTCCTCGACGAGATCGGCTTCTTCGAGTGGGCGGCGCTGAAGATGGCGAAACTCTCCGGCGGCAGCGGGAACAAGATGTTCGTCTACATCCTGCTGCTCGGCGCCCTGGTGGCGGCCTTCTTCGCCAACGACGGGGCGGCGCTCATTCTCACGCCGATCCTGCTGGCGAAGATGAAGCACCTGCGCATGAACCCCGTCGCCGTGTTCGCATTCCTGATAGCGGGGGGCTTTATCGGCGACAGCGCCTCCAACCCGCTGGTGATCTCCAACCTTACCAACATCGTGACAGCGGGCTATTTCGACCTCGGCTTCTGGGAGTATGCACAGGCGATGTTCCTGCCGAACCTTTTAAGCATTATCGCTTCGATCATTGTGCTCTGGATCTATTTCCGCAAAGATATCCCGCTCAAGGTCGACGTCTCCGAACTCCCCGAACCTTCGTCGGTCATCAAGAATATGACGATGTTTAAGCTCAGTTGGGGTTTTCTCGCCCTGCTGATGGCGGGCTACTTTATCGGCGACCGCTATGACCTCCCTGTTTCCCTCTTCGCCCTGGGGGGGGCGGTTATTTTCCTCTTCATCGCCAACTACTACAAGGCGGTCAAACCCGTTATGACCGTCAAGGCGGCGCCGTGGCAGGTCGTCTGGTTTTCCATAGGCCTCTACGTCGTTGTCTACGGGCTGAAAAACGCGGGGCTGACCGATTACCTGGCCGATGCCGTCACGGCGATGGCGGCGCAGGGAGAGGCGGTGGCGGTCATCGGGACCGGTTTCCTCTCCGCCGGTCTCAGTGCCGTCATGAATAATATGCCCACCATTATGATCATGGACATCGCTATCGCCGACGCGGGACGGGACGCCCTGGCGTACGCGAACATCCTCGGGGCCAACCTGGGGCCGAAGATGACGCCGATCGGCTCGCTGGCGACCCTGCTGTGGCTGCATGTCCTTGCCAATAAAGGTGTGAAAATTGGGTGGGGGGAGTATATGAAAGTCGGCCTTGTTATTACGCCGCCTGTTTTGTTGGCGGCGTTGGTTGGGCTGTTGTTTTAGATGTTTATTGTTCCCTTTCTTCTTTGCTCGCACAAAGAAGAAACCGAACCCGAAAGAAGAAAGTGCGAAAGGCTGCCGCTTTCGGGATATTCCATTCTCTTGTTATCCGCTCGACACGCTAATTTGCGCTTCGGCCTTGACGGAAGAAGCGGATTGCCGCATGCTTCTCTTAACTCTTAACTCTTAACTCTTAACTCTTAACTCTTAACTCTTAACTCTTAACTCTTAACTAGATCGTATCGATACTCATCAGGGTCATTGTGCCCAGCAGGAAGAGGTTGATCCCCCGGAAAAGGGTACTGGCGCGTTCCGCGGTGAGCTGTCGGAAGGGGATGCGTCCGCCCGCGGCGGCCGTGGCGGCGGCCAGTGCTGCCAGCAGTAGAAGGATGGCGGAGCTTCTGATCCCGAAGATCGCCGCGGTGTAGAGGGCGCAGAAGATGGTGAGCATCCACCAGACGCAGAGCACCCGTCGAAACCCGGTCTCGCCGAAGATCTCGACGGCCGTCGGGAAGCCCGCGGCGCGGTAGTCGGCGTCGTGTTTGGCCGCGAGGAGCCAGAAGTGGGGGACCTGCCAGACGAAAAAGAGCAGCCCCAGCGCAAAGAACTCCGGATCGGCGAGGCTCCGCCCTGCGGCGAGCCAGCCGATGGCAGGGGGGATCATCCCCAGCAGGCCTCCCGGTACGACGGCGAAGGCCGAATAGCGTTTGAGGATGGTGTAGACGCCGTTGTACCAGAAAGGGACGAAGAGGAAGAGCAGCAGGCCCGTCGTCTTCAGGGTGGCGGAGATCAGGAGCGTCCCCAGGGCGATCAGCGCCAGTGAGACGGCCAGTGCGGCATCGGGATGGACCCGCCCAGAGGGGATGGGCCGCCGTTTCGTGCGTTTCATCTTGCTGTCGCTCTCCCACTCCTGGTACTGGTTCAGCGCCGAAACGCCCAGGGCGAGGAGCAGCACGGCCAGCGTCGAGGGGAGAAGCGGCGCAAGATCTCTGCCGCCGCCCAGGGCGAAGCCGAAAACGGCGGAGAGCGTCACCGCCGCCGAGAGGCGGAATTTGGTCAGTTCCATCAGTGTGCGAATCATTTGAGCTCCTTCATGTAGGTGACGAGCGCTTCGATCTCCTCAGCGGAGAGCATCTTCCCGAAGGGGGGCATAAGCCCCGGCGCAAAGCCTTCGACGATGTCGGCGTTCGGGGTTTCGACGGAGCTGCGCAGGTACGCTTCGTCGGCCGTTACCTCGCGGTTTTTGCCGTCGGTGACGACCGTCAGCTTGCTGCCATAGAGGCCTTTGAGCGTCGGACCGAGCTTTTTCGAACCGTCGAGACTGTGGCAGGCGCCGCACCCTTTTGCATTGAAGAGGGTCGCCCCGTCAGGGGCGGCAGACGCCTCCTGCGGTGCGGTCGGTTCGGCTTCCGCCGGTGCGGGTGCTGCGGCCGGCTCCATCGTTGGCGCTGCGGCGGGAGCGGCCGTCTCGGGGGCCGCACCGCCGCCGTTTTGCTCTTTGATGAAGGCCACGAGCGCCTTCAGCTGCTCGGCGTCGATCTGGCCGGAGAGGTCGGGCATGACGCCATCCGGGAAGCCCTCGGCCACGTCGGCGCCCGGTGCGCGGATGGCACGTTCGAGGTAGGCGTCGTCGACGACGGTCCGGCGCGTTTTGCCGCCCGTTGTCACGGTGACTTCTTTGCCGAAGAGTCCCGCAAAAGAGGGACCGACGATAACCGAACCGTCGAGGCTGTGGCAGGAGGCGCAACCCAGCGTTTTGTAAAGCATCTCCCCTTTGCTTTTGGGTGCGGCCGTGTCGTGGGGGCTCAGCTTGTCGCTGGCGTACCACGCATCAAAATCCGCCGTCTTCATGACCTCGACTTTCGTGAGCATCTTTGCGTGTCCGACGCCGCAGTACTCGGCACATTCGATGTCATACCTTCCCGGTTTTGTGGCATTGAACCAGATGTGCGTTTTACGCCCGGGAACGACATCCTCCTTGACCCGGAAAGCGGGGACGAAGAAGCTGTGCAGGACGTCGCCGTCGGGCGCACTCATGATCAGCTTAACGTTTTGGCCGACGGGAACGTAGAGTTCGTCGGTCTGTTTGCCGTTGGGATAGGTGAAAGTCCAGGACCAGCGCTTGCCCAGCACGTCGATGGTGAAGGCGTCCTTGGGCATGGTACGCAGGTCCCGGAAGGAGGTGTAGCCGTAGTAGAAGATGACGAAGAGCAGGATCGTCGGGATGACGGTCCAGGCGATTTCCAGCCCCAGGTGGTCGCGAATGTTGCGGATCTCCCCGGGCTCGACACGACTGTGGTGGTAGCGCACGATAAAGAGGAGCATCAGGCCGGCCACGAGGACGAACATGGCGATGGAGATGCCGGTCGTGATCCAGAAGGCCCGGTCCACGTCGGCGGCGTAGGTGGAAACGTCTTGATTGAATCCTTCGAGCATGCCTTCTCCTTTTTATGAGTGGGCCACGTCGATACCGACGATGACGAAAAAGACCAGTAAGATCACGAGAGCCATGCCCACATACCCTTTGAGGTACGCGGTCTCGCTGCGCAGGTGCATGTAGTACGCGGCGACCAGGGCCACCTTCATGGCGGCGATGAGCAGCTGGATGCCAACCGTGCCGCCGACGGCAAGGGGGAGGAGCGAGGGCTGCACGAAGGTCAGCAGCGTCAGCAGCAGCAGGCCGCCCAGCACTTTGGTATAGAGGGCGACGGAGGGGGTGGCGTGTTCCATCTCAGACTCCTATCATGTAAAACAGCGGGAAGAGGATGATCCAGACGAGGTGGACGAAATCCCAGTAGAGCGTCACGTTCTTCATCACGATGGTGTGCTCGGGCCGGATGCCGCCGGAGCGGATCAGCAGGAGCACCCAGCTCATCAGCGCCACGCCGGCGATGACGTGCAGGCCGTGCAGACCCGTCATGACGAAGTAGAGGCCGAAAAAGAGGATCTCGCCTCTGTCCAGGGCGTCAAGTACCCCCGAACCGGGGTAGATGCCCCGGCTGATCTCCATGTTCCACTCGACGGCCTTGATCCCGAGAAAGATAAGGGCCATCAGGGCGGTCGCGCCCACGAGCAGGACCGCGGCGCGGACCCTGCCCCGGCGCAGCATCATCGTACCGAGCCCCATGGTGTAGGTGCTGATGAGCAGGATCATTGTATTGGTGCCGCCCAGCCAGACGTCGAGGTGGCCGGAGGAGGCGACATAGCTCTCCGTGTGGCGGTAGAAGTAGATGGCGAAGAGCAGAAAGAGTGTCCCAAACATCATCGCCTCGGTCATCAAAAAGACCCAGAACCCGAACTTGGCTCCGCCGTAGTCATTGTGAAAGTCGACGACGGGATGGGGCTGTCCCTGTGCGTCGTATGCCATTTCCTGTTGCATCAGCGTATCCTCCGGAAGTTTTCATCGAACTGCACGAGGGGCTCGCCCGCCTCGTACTCATAGGGCTCGAAATCCACGTAAGGGATCTTGGGGAAGTTCTCCAGCGGCGGGGGCGA contains:
- a CDS encoding arsenic transporter translates to MLTAALLFLLTLLFVIWQPKGLQIGTTAVIGAVIAVVLGVVSVDDVWTVTGIVWDATLAFIGIILLSLVLDEIGFFEWAALKMAKLSGGSGNKMFVYILLLGALVAAFFANDGAALILTPILLAKMKHLRMNPVAVFAFLIAGGFIGDSASNPLVISNLTNIVTAGYFDLGFWEYAQAMFLPNLLSIIASIIVLWIYFRKDIPLKVDVSELPEPSSVIKNMTMFKLSWGFLALLMAGYFIGDRYDLPVSLFALGGAVIFLFIANYYKAVKPVMTVKAAPWQVVWFSIGLYVVVYGLKNAGLTDYLADAVTAMAAQGEAVAVIGTGFLSAGLSAVMNNMPTIMIMDIAIADAGRDALAYANILGANLGPKMTPIGSLATLLWLHVLANKGVKIGWGEYMKVGLVITPPVLLAALVGLLF
- a CDS encoding protoheme IX farnesyltransferase, with product MIRTLMELTKFRLSAAVTLSAVFGFALGGGRDLAPLLPSTLAVLLLALGVSALNQYQEWESDSKMKRTKRRPIPSGRVHPDAALAVSLALIALGTLLISATLKTTGLLLFLFVPFWYNGVYTILKRYSAFAVVPGGLLGMIPPAIGWLAAGRSLADPEFFALGLLFFVWQVPHFWLLAAKHDADYRAAGFPTAVEIFGETGFRRVLCVWWMLTIFCALYTAAIFGIRSSAILLLLAALAAATAAAGGRIPFRQLTAERASTLFRGINLFLLGTMTLMSIDTI
- the coxB gene encoding cytochrome c oxidase subunit II, translating into MLEGFNQDVSTYAADVDRAFWITTGISIAMFVLVAGLMLLFIVRYHHSRVEPGEIRNIRDHLGLEIAWTVIPTILLFVIFYYGYTSFRDLRTMPKDAFTIDVLGKRWSWTFTYPNGKQTDELYVPVGQNVKLIMSAPDGDVLHSFFVPAFRVKEDVVPGRKTHIWFNATKPGRYDIECAEYCGVGHAKMLTKVEVMKTADFDAWYASDKLSPHDTAAPKSKGEMLYKTLGCASCHSLDGSVIVGPSFAGLFGKEVTVTTGGKTRRTVVDDAYLERAIRAPGADVAEGFPDGVMPDLSGQIDAEQLKALVAFIKEQNGGGAAPETAAPAAAPTMEPAAAPAPAEAEPTAPQEASAAPDGATLFNAKGCGACHSLDGSKKLGPTLKGLYGSKLTVVTDGKNREVTADEAYLRSSVETPNADIVEGFAPGLMPPFGKMLSAEEIEALVTYMKELK
- a CDS encoding cytochrome C oxidase subunit IV family protein; protein product: MEHATPSVALYTKVLGGLLLLTLLTFVQPSLLPLAVGGTVGIQLLIAAMKVALVAAYYMHLRSETAYLKGYVGMALVILLVFFVIVGIDVAHS
- a CDS encoding cytochrome c oxidase subunit 3; this encodes MQQEMAYDAQGQPHPVVDFHNDYGGAKFGFWVFLMTEAMMFGTLFLLFAIYFYRHTESYVASSGHLDVWLGGTNTMILLISTYTMGLGTMMLRRGRVRAAVLLVGATALMALIFLGIKAVEWNMEISRGIYPGSGVLDALDRGEILFFGLYFVMTGLHGLHVIAGVALMSWVLLLIRSGGIRPEHTIVMKNVTLYWDFVHLVWIILFPLFYMIGV